A genomic stretch from Arachis stenosperma cultivar V10309 chromosome 3, arast.V10309.gnm1.PFL2, whole genome shotgun sequence includes:
- the LOC130968989 gene encoding casein kinase 1-like protein 1, with the protein MEPRVANKFRLGRKIGAGSFGEIYLGTNVQTNEEVAIKLENVNTRHPQLLYESKLYRILQGGTGIPNIKWFGVEGEYNVLVMDLLGPSLEDLFNFCSRKLSLKTVLMLADQMINRVEFIHSKSFLHRDLKPDNFLMGLGRRANQVYCIDFGLAKKYRDSTTHQHIPYRENKNLTGTARYASMNTHLGIEQSRRDDLESLGFVLMYFLRGSLPWQGLRAGTKKQKYEKISEKKVTTSIEALCRGYPTEFASYFHYCRSLRFDDRPDYAYLKRIFRDLFIREGFQFDYVFDWTILKYQQSQLATPPARASAPNAGTSSGMPPPVTSTADRQTGGEEGRPPGLVSVDSRRIISGPILNSVTSLKQKNAVIPDSAVSKDAMLSSTNILGQSSGSRRVAAGSRETFAGVELDPRTRMAEASPGAANRVSSVRKSSPIRSLDPKKVVSSAKGASHVKNYESTVKGMERLQLEDDERAP; encoded by the exons ATGGAACCTCGCGTTGCGAATAAGTTTCGGCTTGGCAGGAAGATCGGTGCCGGTTCTTTCGGCGAGATTTATTTAG gTACTAATGTTCAAACTAACGAGGAAGTTGCAATTAAGCTT GAAAATGTCAACACAAGACATCCTCAGTTGCTGTATGAGTCCAAGTTGTACAGGATTCTCCAGGGAGGAA CTGGTATTCCTAATATCAAATGGTTTGGAGTAGAGGGAGAATACAATGTTCTAGTGATGGATCTCCTTGGACCTAGTCTAGAAGATCTATTCAACTTCTGTAGTAGAAAGCTCTCGCTAAAGACAGTTCTCATGCTTGCTGATCAAATG ATCAACCGTGTTGAGTTTATTCATTCTAAATCATTTCTACATCGGGATCTCAAACCAGATAATTTCCTCATGGGATTGGGAAGGCGGGCTAACCAG GTTTACTGTATTGATTTTGGATTGGCAAAGAAATACAGAGATAGTACAACTCACCAACACATTCCTTACAG GGAAAACAAGAATTTGACCGGAACAGCAAGATATGCTAGCATGAATACTCACCTTGGCATTG AGCAAAGTCGAAGAGATGATTTAGAATCTCTTGGTTTTGTCTTGATGTACTTCCTGAGAGGAAG TCTCCCTTGGCAAGGACTTAGAGCAGGAACCAAGAAACAGAAGTATGAGAAAATCAGTGAAAAAAAAGTCACTACCTCAATAGAG GCCTTGTGTCGAGGTTATCCAACAGAATTTGCATCATACTTCCATTACTGCCGCTCTTTAAGGTTTGATGATAGGCCAGATTATGCTTACCTGAAGAGAATATTCCGTGACCTGTTTATTCGTGAAG GATTTCAGTTTGATTATGTGTTTGACTGGACCATCTTGAAGTATCAGCAATCACAACTAGCCACTCCACCAGCGCGTGCTTCT GCTCCTAATGCTGGAACTAGTTCTGGAATGCCTCCGCCTGTGACCAGCACTGCTGATAGGCAGACAG GAGGGGAAGAAGGAAGACCCCCTGGCCTGGTTTCTGTGGATTCAAGGCGAATAATATCAGGGCCCATTTTAAATTCTGTAACTTCTTTAAAGCAGAAAAATGCGGTCATCCCTGATTCTGCTGTTAGTAAGGATGCTATG TTATCTAGCACCAATATCTTGGGCCAGTCAAGTGGATCAAGGCGAGTTGCTGCTGGCAGCCGTGAGACTTTTGCTGGTGTCGAATTGGATCCTCGTACGCGAATGGCAGAGGCTAGCCCCGGAGCAGCAAACAGAGTTTCAAGTGTGCGAAAAAGTTCACCTATTAGGTCTTTAGACCCCAAGAAAGTAGTATCATCAGCTAAAGGTGCTTCCCATGTCAAGAATTATGAAAGTACAGTTAAGGGTATGGAGCGTTTGCAGTTAGAAGATGATGAGAGGGCCCCTTAA